Within the Burkholderia mayonis genome, the region CATGACGAATCTCTGGGACAGGGCGTTCGATCTGACGGGCCGCGTCGCGCTCGTGACGGGCGGCGCGGCGGGCATCGGGCATGCGTGCGCGCAACTGCTCGCGCAGCGCGGCGCGAGCGTCGCGCTCGTCGATCTGCATCCCGAAACGATGCGGATTGCCGCGACGCTGGAAGGCGGCGCCGCGCGCCACGCCGGCATGTCGCTCGACCTGCGCGACTACTCGGCCGCGCAGGCGGCGGTCGAGCGCGTCGCGTCGCGCTTCGGCGGCGTCGACCTGCTCGTCAACAGCGCCGGCGTCGCGCTGCTCGACAAGGCGCTCGACGTTGGCGAGGCCGCGTGGGACGCGACGATGGCGATCAACGTGAAAGCGTCGTTCTTCATCGCACAGGCGGTCGCGCGGCAGATGATCGCGGGCGGCAGAGGCGGGCGGATCGTCAATCTCGCGTCGCAGGCGAGCGTGGTCGGCCTCGACCGGCATGTCGCGTATTGCGCGAGCAAGGCCGCGATCGTCGGGATGACGAAGGTGCTCGCGCTCGAATGGGCGCCGCATGGGATCACCGTCAACGCGGTGTCGCCGACGATCGTCGAAACCGAGCTCGGCAAGAAGGCGTGGGCGGGCGAAGCCGGCGAGCGCGCGAAGCGCGAGATTCCGTCCGGCCGCTTCGCGCGGCCGGACGAGATCGCCGCACTCGTGCTCTATCTGCTGAGCGACGCAGCCGCGATGATGACAGGCGAGAACGTCGTGATCGACGGCGGCTATACCGTGCGTTGAAGCGACGGCGGGCCGCGCGGCGGTCAGGCCGTCATCGTCGGGACAACCGACAGAAGATATAAGGAGACGTTGCATGTCGTCGATAGCCGAAGCGCCGCCGCAACGCGCGGCCGCGCACAGCGACGCGGGCGCGCTGCCCGCCACGATGCGCGCCGTGGTATGTCACGGTCCGGAGGACTACCGCCTCGAACAGGTGCCCGTGCCGAAGCCGGGACCCGACGAGATCCTGACCGAAGTCGAGCTCGTCGGCATCTGCATGGGCGACATCAAGACGTTCCGCGGCGCGCCGTCGTTCTGGGGCGACGCGGTGCAGCCGCGCTACGTGAAGCCGCCGATGATCCCGGGCCACGAGTTCGTGTGCCGCGTCGCCGCGCTCGGACCGGGCGCCGAGCAGCGCGGCGTGAAGGTCGGCGATCGCGTGATCTCCGAGCAGATCGTCCCGTGCTGGGGCTGCCGCTTCTGCGGCCACGGCCAGTACTGGATGTGCCAGAAGCATGATCTGTACGGATTCCAGAAGAACGTGCACGGCGCGATGGCCGAGTACATGATCTTCACGAAAGAGGCGATCGTCCACCAGGTGCCCGATTCGATTCCGTCCGACGAGGCGATCCTGATCGAGCCGCTGTCGTGCTCGCTGCATGCGGCCGATCGCGCGAACGTCGGCTTCGACGACGTGGTCGTCGTCGCGGGCGCGGGCACGCTCGGGCTCGGCATCGTCGGCGCGGTTCGGCTGCGCCATCCGAAGAAGCTGATCGTGCTCGACATGAAGCCTGAGCGCGCGGCGCTCGCGCTCAGGATGGGCGCGGACGAAGTATGGAATCCGGGTGAAGAGAACGTGATCGAGAAGATCCGGTCGATCACGGACGGCTATGGCTGCGACGTCTATATCGAGGCGACCGGCCACCATCGCGCGGTCGGTCAGGGGCTCGCGATGCTGCGCAAGCTCGGCCGTTTCGTCGAATTCAGCGTGTTCAACGACGACGCGACCGTCGACTGGTCGATCATCGGCGACCGCAAGGAGCTCGACGTGCTCGGCTCGCATCTCGGCCCGTACATGTATCCGCGCGCGATCGAGTTCATCGGATCGCGCAAGATCGACGTGCGCGGCATCGTCACGCACACGTTTCCGCTGTCGCGCTTCGCGGAGGCGTTCGCGGTGATGGAGCGCGGCGAGCAATCGTTGAAGGTCGTACTGGATCCGCGAGGTTAATTGCATGAATCGTGTCATCAATCATCCCGACTACGTCGTCGAGGACATGCTGCGCGGCATCGTCGCCGCGCATCCGCAGCTCACGCTCGACGCGGACAATCCGCGCGTGATCGGCGTCGCGCAGCCGGCGCCGGGCAAGGTCGGCGTTGTCACGGGCGGCGGCTCGGGCCACGAGCCGGCGTTTCTCGGCTACACGGGGCCGGGGCTCGTCGATGCGGTCGC harbors:
- a CDS encoding MDR/zinc-dependent alcohol dehydrogenase-like family protein, with the translated sequence MSSIAEAPPQRAAAHSDAGALPATMRAVVCHGPEDYRLEQVPVPKPGPDEILTEVELVGICMGDIKTFRGAPSFWGDAVQPRYVKPPMIPGHEFVCRVAALGPGAEQRGVKVGDRVISEQIVPCWGCRFCGHGQYWMCQKHDLYGFQKNVHGAMAEYMIFTKEAIVHQVPDSIPSDEAILIEPLSCSLHAADRANVGFDDVVVVAGAGTLGLGIVGAVRLRHPKKLIVLDMKPERAALALRMGADEVWNPGEENVIEKIRSITDGYGCDVYIEATGHHRAVGQGLAMLRKLGRFVEFSVFNDDATVDWSIIGDRKELDVLGSHLGPYMYPRAIEFIGSRKIDVRGIVTHTFPLSRFAEAFAVMERGEQSLKVVLDPRG
- a CDS encoding SDR family oxidoreductase, which gives rise to MTNLWDRAFDLTGRVALVTGGAAGIGHACAQLLAQRGASVALVDLHPETMRIAATLEGGAARHAGMSLDLRDYSAAQAAVERVASRFGGVDLLVNSAGVALLDKALDVGEAAWDATMAINVKASFFIAQAVARQMIAGGRGGRIVNLASQASVVGLDRHVAYCASKAAIVGMTKVLALEWAPHGITVNAVSPTIVETELGKKAWAGEAGERAKREIPSGRFARPDEIAALVLYLLSDAAAMMTGENVVIDGGYTVR